Within the Mercenaria mercenaria strain notata unplaced genomic scaffold, MADL_Memer_1 contig_161, whole genome shotgun sequence genome, the region AATCAGAACTACGTCGCCAACACTAGGTTTAAAACTTGACTGCACTCTGTGTGATTTTAATTCCGACTGAGTCCTTTCACGAAGGCTTATGAGGTATTCTTTTTtccaaatttcccaaaaattattcaaaagtttTTGTCCCTTATTCCacagttttaacaattttttcgtTGAACTTTCGTATGGTTCGTAATCTGGATCATTATCATCGTAATCCGCTTCAGGTATGCCCGTACGTGGGTTCAGTGTCAGAAAATGTCCTGGTGTTAACGTAATGTTAGAATTTATATCATCGTCCACATATAAAAGTGGTCTAGAATTGATGACACTTTCTATTTCTTTGATAACAGTCTGTAACTGAATATCAGTCAATGATCTACGTCCTAGAGATTTGCGTAATGATCGTTTAACAAGTCCCACAAGTCTTTCCCAGTAACCTCCATACCAGGGGGCTCGCTCGAcaataaaattccattttattccATGATTTGATACATACGTTTGCACGTCATCGCTTTTGATAGTGTTTTGCCAGATTAAATGTATTGTGTCACTGGCTAACTTGAACTGTTTTGCGTTGTCACTGTTTATTTCCATTGGTGATCCCCGTTGCGCAATGAATCGACGTAACGCTAATAGGAACTCTTCTGTTGACATATCGTGTACTGTCTCCAAATGTACTGCACGAGTTACTAAACAAGTGAATAGGCAGACCCATACCTTTCTATATTCCCCAGAGGTTTTTATGTTGAGGGGTCCCAGATAATCGAGACCTGTCCTTTCAAATGCGACCGCCTCCGTAACACGTCCCTTCGGAAACGGAGGCATTGGCGGCATCTTGTACGCACCGCCCTCGATTTTCCGACACAGTATGCATTGTCGTATCACACTGCGCACAGTAGCACGCCCACTGGGAATCCAGAATTTATATCGCACAGCACTCAACGTTTGAGATAATCCACTATGAAGTTGCTGTTTATCAGCGCGTTCTATGATTAAACGtgtaaaatgatctttctttggTAAAAGGATAGGATATCTGGCTGCATCGCTAATATTTGCGTTTTCAAGCCTGCCTCTGCATCTAAGCAGACCATTTTTATCTATGAATACTCCAAGCTGTTGCTTTATGGTACATTTTTTACCGTTTGTTATCGACTCGTACACATCTTGATAGCACTTTCTCTGTAAATGCAATATCCACAAATTTTCGGCATGTAACAATTCATCACTTGAAATCGATTCAGTTTCACATTTCTGTTTCTTTATCCTTTTGATAAAACGTAAgacaagggctgtaactctgaacAGCTTGATTGCAGATGAGTACTTTTCACTTTTAATTCCGCAAGGAGAATTATTGTCTGAACCTAAAGCAGGCGCCTCTTCAGATTTTAACAATGGTTCATTTTTCTTCGTTTCTACATCTTtctcagtattttcaaattttgattccGCTATCACAAATTTTTCGTCAATTTTCCATTCGTTTTTCGGTTTCGATAACCAACTAGGACCATGCCACCATAGTTGATTGTTTTGTAGCTGATCCATTGTAACTCCTCTACTTGCTACGTCTGCTGGATTTTCCTTTGTAGATACGTATCTAAACGAAATGTCACCGtgactttttatttctttaactcTGTTTTTGATAAATACGGGTAACGCCTTTTCTGTTTCTGTCCATTTCAATGCACACTGCGAGTCCGTAAACAAGTAAGTTTATTCTATTTCTAATTTCAGCTCTTTTCTCACAAATTCAGTGCAACGAACTCCTATGACCATCGCCATTAATTCTAATCTTGGAATcgtcatattttgttttataggaGCTAATCTTGACTTTGCGAATACAAGGTTcccttttgttacatttttatctcCCTGAATAAGATAAATGCAACACGCATATGCATATTTTGAAGCATCGCAGAAGCAAACCAATCTGTTTTGTACTTTTGTATTTTCATCGACAACTTGTAATCCAACATGTCTTGGAATTTGAGAATTTGGGATATTTACAAAATCTTCTTTGATCGATTTCCATGACAGAATGTCACTATTTTCAAGTTCATCATCCCAGTCACAATGTTTACTCCACAATGATTGTAGAAGTATCTTCCCCCGAAGCAAAATCGGACAGAAAAGACCTAGAGGGTCATACACTGAAGCTATCTGTTTTAGCACTGTTCGTTTTGTAATCTGTGACGTTTCAGGTAAAAAGATCGGCGCTTTGATAGAAAATGTGTCATCTTTAACATTCCAATAGTGTCCTAGCACCTTTGTCTTTTCACACCCTGATCTATCTTCAGCAGGTATGGAAGTATTCACGGATTTACTGTTTGTAGTCCATTCACGTAAGTTCATTGATGCATCTTTAAAGATCGATTTTGATGTTTCGTAAAACTGAATGGCTTCAGTCTCGGTTTCGGTTCCAGTAATAACATTGTCCACGTATatatcatttttcagtttttctgaAATCTCACTTTCATATAAATCCGGATGGCATTCGATAGTGGCACCCAGTAGAAATGGACTCGAAATTACGCCAAACGGCACCCTTGCAAAGCGAAATTCTTGTATATTGTCTTCATTTACGATTGATGTATTGATGTCCTTGAGCCACAGAAATCTGGTAACGTCTCTTTCTAAAGGTTGTAATCCCACTTGCAGAAATGCCTTCTCTATATCGGCAACTATACCAATTTTGTGTAATCTAAACCGCATTAAAATTCCACAGAGGTCATGTAGCTTGACAGGGCCTCTGTATAAGCATTCATTCAGACTTTTGTTGTCAGCTCTTGTCTTCGCTGATGCATCATAAACAACTCGAAGTTTGGTTGTACTTTTCGTTGGTGTGATAACTACATGGTGTGGAATATAATGTTTATATCCGTACTCTGCACATTTGTCAACTTTTTCAATAACGCCCTTTGCAAGCTGGTCTTGAATTACATCGTCGTATTGCTGTTTCAGTTCAGGTTGTCTTTCGATTCGAGTAACTAATGATTTCAGTCTCCCTAATGCCAATCCACGATTTTCCGGCAATTCATCAATATCTCGTTTCCAGGGCCATGTAACCTGATATCGCCCGTCCTCGCGCTTAAGTGTATCTTTGAAATGTTGCATAACAATTTGATCATCTGTGTTTTCCCTTTCAGTAGTTATTCCAATAGATTCAACATTCCAAAAGTCTTCGATATCTGGTTTTTGTTGGAACTACACTGTCCGCCTTgtgaatacatttgtttttgttacgTTATTTCCATAGTTTAGAATCAACATGTTCATGTCACTAGA harbors:
- the LOC128551736 gene encoding uncharacterized protein LOC128551736 → MQHFKDTLKREDGRYQVTWPWKRDIDELPENRGLALGRLKSLVTRIERQPELKQQYDDVIQDQLAKGVIEKVDKCAEYGYKHYIPHHVVITPTKSTTKLRVVYDASAKTRADNKSLNECLYRGPVKLHDLCGILMRFRLHKIGIVADIEKAFLQVGLQPLERDVTRFLWLKDINTSIVNEDNIQEFRFARVPFGVISSPFLLGATIECHPDLYESEISEKLKNDIYVDNVITGTETETEAIQFYETSKSIFKDASMNLREWTTNSKSVNTSIPAEDRSGCEKTKVLGHYWNVKDDTFSIKAPIFLPETSQITKRTVLKQIASVYDPLGLFCPILLRGKILLQSLWSKHCDWDDELENSDILSWKSIKEDFVNIPNSQIPRHVGLQVVDENTKVQNRLVCFCDASKYAYACCIYLIQGDKNVTKGNLVFAKSRLAPIKQNMTIPRLELMAMVIGVRCTEFVRKELKLEIE
- the LOC128551735 gene encoding uncharacterized protein LOC128551735, which encodes MDQLQNNQLWWHGPSWLSKPKNEWKIDEKFVIAESKFENTEKDVETKKNEPLLKSEEAPALGSDNNSPCGIKSEKYSSAIKLFRVTALVLRFIKRIKKQKCETESISSDELLHAENLWILHLQRKCYQDVYESITNGKKCTIKQQLGVFIDKNGLLRCRGRLENANISDAARYPILLPKKDHFTRLIIERADKQQLHSGLSQTLSAVRYKFWIPSGRATVRSVIRQCILCRKIEGGAYKMPPMPPFPKGRVTEAVAFERTGLDYLGPLNIKTSGEYRKVWVCLFTCLVTRAVHLETVHDMSTEEFLLALRRFIAQRGSPMEINSDNAKQFKLASDTIHLIWQNTIKSDDVQTYVSNHGIKWNFIVERAPWYGGYWERLVGLVKRSLRKSLGRRSLTDIQLQTVIKEIESVINSRPLLYVDDDINSNITLTPGHFLTLNPRTGIPEADYDDNDPDYEPYESSTKKLLKLWNKGQKLLNNFWEIWKKEYLISLRERTQSELKSHRVQSSFKPSVGDVVLIKDDLPRGLWKMGKVIKLIMSNDGQYRSAKVNLSNGRTIGRTLNHLYPVEVSDDHNSTEQTKLSKPVLKTPKQTEQTRPKRKTAIMSRKRIQELIANKLIS